One region of Marivirga arenosa genomic DNA includes:
- a CDS encoding response regulator transcription factor, giving the protein MNPAKTAIIADDDKNTLRDLVDVLESENFNVSLALDTNHAIQLANKIQPLLVISEVANQNYDGISLFKYFKNQQNNCKHDPTLIALTSNSDEQYEILSYDTGIDFFLKKPLRKMAFKHRISKFFNDEEITSGTASMEDYQIRDLHFDIKHHLLYKLPNRNQIVIQSKSFDILLHLAKYPNQVFKREQLLEDIWGGESKVSLRTVDIHILKIRQALGDEYIKTIKGVGYIFKLKK; this is encoded by the coding sequence ATGAACCCTGCTAAAACAGCCATAATTGCTGATGATGATAAAAATACGCTTAGAGATTTAGTAGATGTATTAGAATCTGAAAATTTTAATGTATCCCTTGCTCTGGATACAAATCATGCCATTCAACTTGCCAACAAAATCCAGCCTTTACTTGTCATCTCAGAAGTTGCTAACCAGAATTATGATGGTATCAGCTTATTCAAATATTTCAAAAATCAGCAAAATAATTGTAAGCATGATCCTACATTAATTGCGTTAACATCCAATTCTGATGAACAGTATGAGATATTGAGTTATGATACAGGAATTGATTTCTTTTTGAAAAAACCATTGAGAAAAATGGCTTTTAAACATAGAATATCAAAATTTTTTAATGATGAAGAAATCACTTCTGGAACTGCTTCTATGGAGGATTATCAAATCCGAGATTTGCATTTTGATATCAAACACCATTTACTTTATAAGCTTCCAAATAGAAATCAAATAGTTATTCAATCCAAATCATTTGATATTCTATTGCATTTGGCAAAATACCCTAACCAAGTATTTAAAAGAGAACAATTATTAGAAGATATTTGGGGAGGTGAATCAAAAGTTAGTTTAAGGACGGTTGATATTCACATCCTAAAAATAAGACAAGCTTTAGGTGATGAATATATCAAAACTATTAAAGGTGTAGGCTATATTTTTAAGCTTAAAAAATAA
- a CDS encoding SDR family oxidoreductase, which translates to MQIIENKTALITGGSKGIGYGIAEALLAKGVNVAITSRSQEAADKAAESLAKNAKGEVLGLQADVRSFENQQTCVNAVLDKWGKLDIVIANAGLGHFAPVDEMEVDQWNEVIDTNLTGVFYTIKSSVEALKKNGGYFFTISSLAGTNFFPSGSAYNASKFGLTGFTQAVMMDLRQYGINVSTIMPGSVATYFNNHEPNEDDYWKIQKEDIGKMVVDLLELNPRTLPSKIEVRPSRPPQK; encoded by the coding sequence ATGCAAATTATAGAAAATAAAACAGCACTAATTACAGGTGGAAGTAAAGGAATAGGGTATGGAATTGCTGAGGCATTACTTGCTAAGGGTGTAAATGTAGCTATTACAAGTAGAAGTCAAGAGGCAGCAGATAAAGCTGCAGAATCTTTAGCGAAAAATGCTAAAGGTGAGGTTTTAGGGCTTCAGGCTGATGTAAGATCATTCGAAAATCAACAAACTTGTGTAAATGCTGTATTAGACAAATGGGGTAAGCTTGATATTGTTATTGCGAATGCAGGTCTAGGTCATTTTGCTCCCGTAGATGAAATGGAAGTCGATCAGTGGAATGAAGTGATCGATACAAACTTAACGGGTGTATTCTATACTATTAAATCTAGCGTTGAAGCATTAAAGAAAAATGGTGGTTATTTCTTCACTATTTCTAGTTTAGCGGGTACTAATTTCTTCCCTTCAGGTTCAGCATATAATGCCAGTAAATTTGGGTTAACTGGATTTACACAAGCTGTCATGATGGATTTAAGACAATATGGTATCAATGTTTCCACTATAATGCCGGGTTCTGTAGCTACTTACTTTAATAATCATGAACCTAACGAAGATGATTATTGGAAAATACAGAAAGAGGATATTGGTAAGATGGTAGTAGATTTATTAGAATTAAATCCGAGAACATTGCCAAGCAAAATAGAGGTAAGGCCAAGTAGACCTCCTCAAAAATAA
- a CDS encoding M57 family metalloprotease codes for MTNLRKGITLAIAFVMTTLLMTSCQEDEMANQVDNTVVSDQVIKQLTQLGFDPSDVYKEKFNNPLTGDQGFNYVVEGDILISQEQLDEMSNSEIFHTGKFAEQYRTSNLVSQNRTINVIGYTANNANGLDSKMRTALSWAIDNYNALNTGLTFTLTFGSNFSPFDMVVYRVNGSGGGSAGFPSGGNPNKFIQIQSGTSNFDTNVVEHVIGHEIGHSVGLRHTDWFNRSFSCGTGGSEGTAGVGAIHIPGTPTDIDPNSLMLACFSANEDGEFGQFDRVALEFLY; via the coding sequence ATGACAAATTTAAGAAAAGGCATTACGCTTGCTATTGCTTTCGTAATGACAACACTACTAATGACTTCATGCCAAGAAGACGAAATGGCAAATCAAGTAGACAACACAGTTGTTTCTGATCAAGTAATAAAGCAATTGACCCAATTAGGCTTTGATCCTTCTGATGTTTACAAAGAAAAATTCAATAATCCTCTTACTGGTGATCAAGGTTTCAACTATGTTGTTGAAGGTGATATCTTAATAAGTCAGGAACAATTAGATGAAATGTCTAATAGTGAAATTTTTCATACAGGAAAATTTGCAGAACAATATAGAACTTCAAACCTAGTAAGTCAAAATCGAACAATTAATGTAATCGGTTACACTGCAAATAATGCAAATGGATTAGATTCTAAGATGAGAACTGCATTATCATGGGCAATAGATAATTATAACGCATTAAATACTGGCTTAACGTTCACTCTTACTTTTGGTTCAAACTTCAGCCCTTTTGATATGGTTGTTTACAGAGTAAACGGATCCGGTGGTGGAAGCGCAGGTTTCCCTAGTGGAGGTAATCCAAACAAATTCATTCAAATCCAATCTGGAACTAGTAATTTTGACACCAACGTAGTAGAACACGTTATAGGTCATGAAATAGGTCATTCAGTTGGATTAAGACACACTGACTGGTTCAATCGTTCTTTCTCTTGTGGTACAGGCGGAAGTGAAGGTACTGCTGGAGTTGGTGCAATTCATATTCCTGGTACTCCTACTGATATCGACCCTAATTCATTAATGCTAGCTTGCTTTAGTGCAAATGAAGATGGTGAATTTGGTCAGTTTGATAGAGTAGCACTAGAATTTTTATATTAA
- a CDS encoding S8 family serine peptidase codes for MKSYLLTKASFKINLFLYSLFLYFLIVNNFPLYGQGISSNSRGNYIIDKQESLNSIKNQEYYLVHFDSDSNLLKKNFSSIRRLKNNDYIVRVDNLAELRYKTSKNDISIYKTNNNWKKSSNITILNNDLLNGVYWIESQDKQKCKNFLASNPKINTILTQNQFFKIHVDNVILDELLNKSFISYIEKVPQNVKSEARVLDLNLNPNKINTIQAYYQELDGSGEVVSVREPFYTIEDIDLQGRYIQTGLESEFSDNHALEMATMIAGNGNSFLTGLGVATNAQHTSSSNAEVSPNNYDYFSDNNIQTQNHSYGTVIESFYGVDAALYDQLAFEHKEIINVFSIGNSGLETAQEGVYVNINGYANITGNFKQAKNILTIGAVDTAMNLIDFNSNGPAFDGRIKPELVAYSMAGTSNAAALVSGTSVLMQQAFKDKYNTQLNSALLKAILINEADDIGLLGPDHKTGFGSLNSYSSVNAIYNESYIESELVNIKNTHTLKRPINASQLKMTLVWTDPPASPNDAYALVNDLDLKLIDANGKEYLPWVLSTEASLEALSSSATLGEDHINNIEQVYINKIETDSVKIIVSTNQTTDITQPYSIAYKWITENEFSWTSPTFKDNIPYNGETASHIRWESTFDSKAQANLFFKLVGESEWTLIEENLNLSAENYRWNPIIYNDFAQLKMEINQESFVSDTFPISSPIRLNVGLNCSDSISLNWNRIEGADYYKVYNLNSNELLTISQTSDSSITLLKSNIESDYFKVQAFKNDKALINGVLINYTQQGANCYLNSYYLETVQSEGIYQNIQLASLNGIRELSIEKRLSDGNWNVISTFTPENFENIYLDENPDNGFNYYRIVIHFENGQEIISQTESAYYVKDSNFIIYPNPWNTEEDLKVFSKEELPNAIITFINSTGQEIGSFSIPRDRNFLQIEILEEGLYFYRISNQEEIISSGKLLIKR; via the coding sequence ATGAAATCTTACTTATTAACGAAGGCTAGTTTTAAAATTAATCTTTTTCTCTACTCTTTATTTTTATATTTCCTAATCGTTAACAATTTCCCATTGTATGGTCAAGGAATAAGCAGCAATTCAAGAGGGAATTATATTATTGATAAACAAGAATCTCTGAATAGTATAAAAAATCAAGAGTATTACTTGGTTCATTTTGACTCTGATTCTAATTTGTTAAAGAAGAATTTTTCTTCAATCAGAAGACTAAAAAATAATGATTATATAGTTAGGGTTGATAATTTAGCTGAATTAAGATATAAGACTTCAAAAAATGATATCTCTATTTATAAAACAAATAATAACTGGAAGAAATCTTCTAATATAACAATTTTAAATAATGACTTATTAAACGGAGTATATTGGATTGAAAGTCAAGATAAACAAAAATGTAAAAATTTTCTTGCTTCAAACCCTAAGATAAATACTATTTTGACTCAAAATCAGTTTTTTAAAATTCATGTAGATAATGTTATTTTAGATGAATTATTAAATAAATCATTTATTTCTTACATAGAGAAAGTGCCTCAAAATGTCAAAAGTGAGGCTAGAGTGCTGGATCTAAATTTAAATCCAAATAAAATAAATACCATTCAAGCCTATTATCAAGAATTGGATGGGTCAGGTGAAGTAGTAAGTGTAAGGGAGCCTTTTTATACTATTGAAGATATAGATTTACAGGGTCGATATATTCAGACTGGTCTTGAGAGTGAGTTTTCTGATAATCATGCTCTAGAAATGGCAACTATGATTGCTGGAAATGGTAATTCTTTTCTGACAGGTTTAGGAGTTGCTACAAATGCTCAACATACTTCTTCCTCCAATGCAGAAGTTAGTCCTAATAATTATGATTATTTTTCGGATAATAATATCCAAACCCAAAACCATTCTTATGGTACTGTGATTGAGTCTTTTTATGGAGTGGATGCTGCCTTATATGATCAGCTGGCATTTGAACATAAAGAAATAATTAATGTTTTTTCAATTGGTAATTCAGGATTAGAAACAGCCCAAGAGGGAGTGTATGTCAATATAAATGGTTATGCTAATATTACTGGAAACTTTAAGCAGGCAAAAAATATTCTGACCATTGGAGCTGTGGATACTGCTATGAATTTAATCGATTTCAACAGTAATGGACCAGCATTTGATGGAAGAATAAAACCAGAATTGGTGGCCTACAGTATGGCGGGTACTTCAAACGCAGCTGCTTTAGTAAGTGGAACTTCTGTTTTAATGCAACAAGCTTTTAAGGATAAGTATAATACCCAACTAAATTCAGCATTGTTGAAAGCTATTTTGATAAACGAAGCTGATGATATTGGATTATTAGGGCCTGATCACAAAACTGGTTTTGGAAGTTTAAATAGTTATTCGAGTGTTAATGCAATTTATAATGAAAGCTATATAGAATCCGAATTAGTTAATATTAAAAATACACATACTTTAAAAAGACCAATAAATGCTTCTCAATTAAAAATGACCTTGGTATGGACGGATCCACCAGCATCTCCTAATGATGCATATGCTTTAGTAAATGATTTAGATTTAAAGCTAATTGATGCTAATGGTAAGGAGTATTTGCCATGGGTTTTATCTACAGAGGCTAGCCTTGAAGCCTTAAGTTCCTCTGCAACATTAGGTGAAGATCATATTAATAATATAGAGCAAGTTTATATTAACAAGATTGAAACTGACTCAGTTAAGATAATTGTAAGCACTAATCAAACTACTGATATTACTCAGCCCTATTCAATTGCTTATAAATGGATTACAGAAAATGAGTTTAGTTGGACAAGTCCCACATTTAAAGATAACATTCCTTATAACGGTGAGACAGCATCTCATATTAGATGGGAGAGTACTTTTGATTCCAAGGCTCAAGCTAATTTATTTTTTAAATTGGTTGGAGAATCAGAATGGACATTAATAGAGGAGAATCTAAATCTTTCAGCTGAAAATTATAGATGGAATCCAATTATCTATAATGATTTTGCACAGTTAAAAATGGAGATCAATCAAGAGAGCTTTGTCAGTGATACTTTTCCAATCTCTAGCCCTATTCGCTTAAATGTAGGTTTAAACTGTAGTGATTCAATTTCTTTGAATTGGAACAGGATTGAAGGTGCAGATTATTATAAAGTTTATAATCTAAATTCCAACGAACTATTGACTATTAGCCAAACATCAGATTCGAGTATTACCCTTCTTAAATCGAATATAGAGAGTGATTATTTTAAAGTACAAGCTTTCAAAAATGATAAAGCACTAATAAATGGGGTTTTAATTAATTATACTCAACAAGGTGCAAACTGTTATTTAAACTCCTATTATTTGGAAACAGTACAGTCAGAGGGGATTTATCAAAACATCCAATTAGCTTCATTAAATGGAATAAGAGAACTATCCATTGAAAAGCGTTTGAGTGATGGTAATTGGAATGTTATCAGCACCTTTACTCCTGAAAATTTCGAAAATATCTATTTGGATGAAAATCCAGATAATGGATTTAATTATTATAGAATTGTAATTCATTTTGAAAATGGCCAAGAAATAATTAGTCAAACGGAATCAGCCTATTATGTAAAAGATTCCAACTTTATAATCTATCCGAATCCCTGGAATACAGAGGAAGATTTAAAGGTATTTTCGAAAGAAGAACTACCAAATGCAATCATAACTTTCATAAACTCCACTGGGCAGGAAATAGGCTCATTCTCAATTCCAAGAGATCGCAACTTTTTGCAAATTGAAATCTTAGAGGAAGGTTTATATTTCTATCGTATTTCTAATCAAGAGGAAATTATCTCTTCAGGAAAATTACTGATCAAAAGGTAG
- a CDS encoding DUF4159 domain-containing protein, with protein MNEFFFTRLQYESGDWNVDQRMPSNLLNSLIEYTNIPVDTQENVVALASKELFNCPFCYLSGHKLVQFTADEKENFTKYIENGGFIFVDDCNHDIDGLFAKSFERQMNEIYGENALKKIPNDHDIYYSFFEFEDGPPTTSQELNGWGDDIVHDYLKAIEIDNKIRILYSNKDYGCEWDYDFRNKRWLAEDNTKFAVNIVMYALFN; from the coding sequence ATGAATGAGTTTTTCTTCACACGTTTACAATATGAATCAGGCGATTGGAATGTAGATCAAAGGATGCCTTCTAATCTATTGAATTCTTTAATAGAATATACAAACATTCCGGTAGATACTCAGGAAAATGTTGTGGCTTTAGCAAGTAAAGAGCTTTTTAATTGTCCCTTCTGCTATTTAAGTGGTCACAAATTGGTTCAGTTTACTGCTGATGAAAAGGAGAATTTCACAAAATATATTGAAAACGGAGGATTTATATTTGTAGATGATTGTAATCACGATATTGATGGATTATTTGCTAAATCATTTGAAAGACAAATGAATGAAATATATGGAGAGAATGCCTTGAAGAAAATTCCTAATGATCATGATATCTATTACAGTTTTTTCGAATTCGAAGATGGTCCTCCTACTACTTCACAGGAGCTAAATGGTTGGGGGGATGATATTGTTCATGATTATTTAAAAGCTATTGAAATAGATAATAAAATAAGGATACTATACAGTAATAAAGATTATGGTTGCGAATGGGACTATGATTTTAGAAATAAACGATGGTTAGCAGAAGACAATACCAAATTTGCAGTCAATATTGTAATGTATGCACTATTTAACTGA
- a CDS encoding AAA family ATPase: MEEKEIKDAVNKFKSARKELSKAIIGQENVVSEVFMALLANGHILLEGVPGLGKTLLVRSLAKILHLDFHRVQFTPDLMPSDIVGMEVLEEDRSTGKRFFKFNKGPIFTNILLADEINRTPPKTQSALLEAMQEREVTYAGTTYELPKPFFLLATQNPLEQSGTYPLPEAQLDRFLFYTVVEYPTDQEEVDILELTTANKKNELKSILSAEDIIHARSWVRDIHIDKSLLELISRLVRSTRPQTSDLELVKQYVDWGAGPRAGQSIVLAAKAHAFLAGRLSVIPDDIKAVTLAVLRHRIVLNFVAKTEKYTVDQLIKGLLNQIK, from the coding sequence ATGGAAGAAAAAGAAATAAAGGATGCGGTTAATAAATTTAAATCGGCTAGAAAAGAACTTTCAAAAGCGATTATTGGCCAGGAAAACGTAGTAAGTGAGGTATTTATGGCCTTATTAGCAAATGGCCATATTTTATTGGAAGGGGTTCCTGGTTTAGGGAAAACCCTTTTAGTGAGGTCATTAGCTAAAATTTTACATCTTGATTTCCATCGTGTTCAGTTTACCCCTGATTTAATGCCCTCGGACATAGTTGGTATGGAAGTTTTGGAAGAAGATAGAAGCACTGGCAAACGATTCTTTAAATTTAATAAGGGCCCTATTTTTACTAATATTTTATTAGCTGATGAGATCAATAGAACTCCACCTAAAACTCAATCCGCGTTATTGGAAGCCATGCAGGAAAGGGAAGTTACTTATGCTGGTACAACCTATGAGCTGCCTAAGCCTTTCTTTCTTTTAGCTACTCAAAATCCTTTAGAGCAATCAGGGACATATCCTTTGCCTGAAGCTCAATTAGATCGCTTTCTATTTTACACGGTAGTAGAATATCCAACAGATCAAGAAGAAGTTGATATATTAGAGCTAACCACAGCAAATAAAAAAAATGAGCTCAAATCAATTTTGTCAGCAGAAGATATTATTCATGCTAGATCATGGGTTCGCGATATCCATATTGATAAAAGTTTATTAGAACTTATCAGCAGATTAGTTCGCTCAACCCGGCCTCAAACCTCTGATCTTGAGTTAGTAAAACAATATGTAGATTGGGGTGCAGGACCAAGAGCTGGACAATCAATAGTTTTGGCAGCGAAGGCACATGCATTTTTGGCTGGTCGTTTATCTGTAATTCCGGATGATATAAAGGCAGTAACTTTGGCTGTGTTAAGACATAGGATTGTTTTAAATTTTGTAGCTAAAACAGAAAAATATACTGTTGATCAACTTATTAAGGGATTACTAAATCAGATTAAATAA
- a CDS encoding DUF58 domain-containing protein translates to MSYFNSIFQLPDFEALKAMQLFIKHHIEGLMIGMHQSPKSGFGIEFKEYRNYTPGDSLKQLDWKYFARTDHYMIKEAEMEKQHDFIFVLDNSLSMNFEYSKNSKFNWARTLIAALAYIANNQFDKYYIFNQDNPPQGFEEFLYRLIHLETEQNIELKDLKPHSQINNKNTVFLFTDGYGELSQLKSLLSDWSVASKEVMLIHLLFDNEENLDFEGQYFSFKDLESEAIVEINKNESKTEYVDRIAKWKAEIKQECVKNGIVYWQMNGKESFNKSIFQLLSHLNQSWV, encoded by the coding sequence ATGAGTTATTTTAATTCCATATTTCAATTACCTGATTTTGAAGCGTTGAAAGCAATGCAGCTTTTCATAAAGCATCATATCGAAGGTTTGATGATTGGTATGCATCAAAGTCCTAAATCTGGATTTGGAATTGAATTTAAGGAATACAGGAATTATACACCCGGTGATTCATTAAAGCAATTAGATTGGAAATATTTTGCCAGAACTGATCATTATATGATCAAGGAAGCTGAAATGGAAAAGCAGCACGACTTCATATTTGTACTGGATAATAGCCTTTCTATGAATTTTGAATATAGCAAAAATTCTAAATTTAATTGGGCCAGAACCTTAATTGCTGCTCTTGCATATATAGCTAATAATCAGTTTGATAAATATTATATTTTCAATCAAGATAATCCGCCACAAGGCTTTGAAGAATTCCTTTATCGCTTGATTCATTTAGAAACTGAACAGAATATTGAGCTAAAGGATTTAAAGCCTCATTCTCAAATCAACAATAAAAATACAGTATTCTTATTTACTGACGGATATGGTGAGCTTTCTCAGCTAAAAAGCTTGTTAAGTGATTGGTCAGTGGCATCAAAAGAGGTAATGCTCATTCACCTTTTATTTGATAATGAAGAGAATTTAGATTTCGAAGGACAGTATTTTAGCTTTAAGGATTTAGAAAGCGAAGCTATAGTAGAAATAAATAAAAATGAAAGTAAGACTGAATATGTTGATAGAATTGCAAAATGGAAAGCTGAAATCAAACAAGAATGTGTGAAAAACGGAATCGTTTATTGGCAAATGAACGGTAAAGAAAGCTTCAATAAATCTATATTTCAATTATTGTCTCACTTAAATCAATCCTGGGTATGA
- a CDS encoding BatA domain-containing protein, whose amino-acid sequence MSLTNSIALWGLLTLIIPIIIHLWSKNKTKLISLGSIQFLKESSTQRSNKIAFSEKLLFLLRALILVMVVFLMSNLFFKQETEKKTVVLIGVDIELPNAYSSDKYYKMEAIEFKTYSLANKWFLLSEIANKRNDIDSLIYIDNLPKNGFVGAIPKLPFDLKIINKGENNQLKSLVKSTDTIHYNLEIEDKLVNNKIENLLQANQNYTSNQLVFQPNKKLNSELILSDELGDLNANQLVINNSVSSDYTIERYPNYQVLLINKTWFLNPLNEDFIVLLISEFIAEIAKPEYYYSSLDQLYHRQNEMKLKAIINQDYDEWIMISILLLILSERFISYRKHHG is encoded by the coding sequence ATGAGTTTGACTAACTCTATAGCACTCTGGGGGTTATTGACACTCATCATTCCTATTATTATTCATCTATGGAGTAAGAATAAAACGAAGCTTATTTCCTTAGGAAGTATTCAGTTTCTTAAGGAAAGCAGTACACAGCGTTCAAATAAAATTGCATTTTCAGAAAAGCTATTATTTCTATTAAGAGCCTTGATTTTGGTTATGGTAGTATTCTTAATGTCAAATCTATTCTTTAAACAAGAAACTGAAAAAAAGACTGTTGTATTAATAGGAGTGGATATTGAACTTCCAAATGCTTACAGTTCTGATAAATATTATAAAATGGAAGCTATTGAATTTAAAACCTATTCACTTGCAAATAAATGGTTTCTTTTAAGTGAGATAGCAAATAAAAGAAATGATATTGATTCATTAATTTACATTGATAACTTACCAAAAAACGGCTTTGTAGGAGCTATACCAAAACTTCCATTTGATTTGAAAATTATTAACAAAGGTGAAAATAATCAATTGAAATCTCTGGTTAAATCAACTGATACAATACATTATAATCTAGAAATTGAGGATAAACTAGTTAATAATAAAATAGAAAACTTATTACAGGCCAATCAAAATTATACTTCAAATCAATTGGTATTTCAGCCAAATAAAAAGCTCAATTCAGAACTTATATTATCTGATGAGTTAGGTGATTTAAATGCCAATCAGCTTGTCATTAATAATTCTGTATCAAGTGATTATACTATAGAAAGATACCCTAATTACCAAGTTTTACTTATCAATAAGACTTGGTTTTTAAATCCACTAAATGAGGATTTTATTGTATTATTAATCTCTGAATTTATAGCCGAGATTGCTAAACCAGAGTATTATTATTCCTCATTAGATCAATTATATCATCGTCAAAACGAGATGAAATTAAAAGCCATTATTAATCAGGATTATGACGAATGGATTATGATTTCTATTCTCTTGTTAATTCTATCAGAACGTTTTATAAGTTATAGAAAGCATCATGGATAG
- a CDS encoding M20/M25/M40 family metallo-hydrolase: protein MRLVFFTLFTFLISSVVIAQKISYSDSLPKSISFQESIDLLSAYIQRESVSGSEKEAAIFIEDYILTTDLHLRVFSNFSDNYNLAASLYPLSSGKPNIILQSHIDVVPIDDLDRWKYDPYSGHYDGSYVYGRGALDAKGLGIMQIKALEAFQHDYDTTELPYNVTVLFLSAEETGGKNGARYLMNNFQDELNAAVVLGEGGAGYQNVLKNYPDKVVFGVSVAEKQSLWLQLKINSNSAGHGAAPSNNYANMQLINSLNHLTNRKVILFFNRSTRQMFRRLGRAEGGVRGFFIRNINWSILAPFVRKQIEREPFLSSLLTNTVTVTNIYNPPGPPNQVSTSATAVLDCRLVPGTSSKSFIRYIERKLDNENIEISVIAESPEAEPSKLNKYYKAIEKSISVSYPEAETIPFLFPATSDNSLFRSYDIPSYGFIPAVVTERDINSIHGSNERIGVEVLKSGITIYYNFIKEIQFKEPFSLFNLNNDEDN from the coding sequence ATGAGGCTAGTATTTTTTACGCTATTTACTTTTTTAATTTCGAGTGTAGTAATAGCTCAAAAAATATCTTATTCTGATAGTTTACCTAAATCAATTTCATTTCAAGAATCTATTGACTTACTATCAGCTTACATACAAAGAGAATCTGTTTCAGGTAGTGAAAAAGAAGCCGCTATCTTTATTGAAGATTACATCCTAACAACTGATCTACATTTAAGAGTTTTTTCAAACTTTTCGGATAATTATAATCTGGCAGCATCACTTTACCCCTTAAGTAGTGGTAAACCTAACATCATTCTTCAAAGCCATATAGATGTAGTGCCCATTGATGATCTAGATCGCTGGAAATATGATCCCTACAGTGGTCATTATGATGGAAGTTATGTATATGGTAGAGGAGCTTTGGACGCCAAAGGTCTTGGTATTATGCAAATCAAAGCCTTGGAGGCTTTTCAACATGATTACGATACAACTGAATTGCCTTATAATGTTACAGTTCTATTTCTTTCTGCTGAAGAAACTGGGGGTAAAAATGGAGCTCGTTATCTAATGAATAATTTCCAAGATGAACTAAATGCAGCAGTAGTATTAGGTGAAGGAGGAGCAGGCTATCAAAATGTATTGAAAAATTATCCAGATAAGGTAGTTTTTGGAGTTTCGGTGGCTGAAAAACAAAGCTTATGGCTTCAATTAAAAATCAACAGCAATTCTGCAGGTCATGGAGCAGCACCTTCCAATAATTATGCAAATATGCAGCTGATTAATAGCCTTAATCATTTAACAAATCGAAAGGTAATACTTTTTTTCAACAGAAGCACTCGGCAAATGTTCAGAAGGTTAGGTAGGGCAGAAGGTGGAGTGAGAGGCTTTTTTATTCGGAATATTAACTGGTCAATTTTAGCCCCTTTTGTACGTAAACAAATAGAAAGAGAGCCCTTTCTATCTTCTTTATTAACTAATACTGTTACAGTAACTAATATCTACAATCCACCTGGCCCACCGAATCAAGTAAGTACATCGGCTACTGCAGTATTGGATTGTCGCTTAGTGCCTGGCACATCCTCAAAAAGCTTTATTCGTTACATTGAAAGAAAACTAGATAATGAGAATATTGAAATTAGTGTGATTGCTGAAAGTCCGGAAGCGGAACCTTCTAAATTGAATAAATACTACAAAGCAATTGAGAAATCAATTTCTGTAAGCTATCCTGAAGCGGAAACCATTCCATTTTTATTTCCAGCTACAAGTGATAATAGCTTATTTAGATCATATGATATTCCATCTTATGGTTTTATACCTGCTGTAGTTACTGAAAGAGATATAAATAGCATTCATGGTTCTAATGAAAGAATAGGGGTTGAAGTACTCAAGTCTGGAATTACGATCTATTATAACTTTATAAAAGAAATCCAGTTTAAAGAACCATTTTCGTTATTTAACTTAAATAATGATGAAGATAATTAG
- a CDS encoding DUF2452 domain-containing protein, which yields MSEKGKKIDVDKIDLDKMKEGTTENPGTISFPHHSGSAIIKPTDRGKIKGRAVSAMHEQTDRQMSQLYEQMQLLAKQANELQNRVEISERIYLAKINFEPLINHTYFMYEGADGKDILSLVAPGEWGRSQKNMRYLATVKLLADHTWEIIEKAED from the coding sequence ATGAGTGAGAAGGGTAAAAAAATTGATGTTGATAAAATAGATCTGGATAAAATGAAAGAAGGTACCACTGAAAACCCTGGTACTATTTCTTTTCCGCATCATTCTGGTAGTGCTATTATTAAACCAACCGACAGAGGTAAAATAAAAGGCAGAGCTGTTTCAGCCATGCATGAGCAAACTGATCGTCAGATGAGTCAGTTGTATGAGCAAATGCAGTTATTGGCCAAACAAGCGAATGAGCTTCAAAATAGAGTTGAAATTTCAGAGCGAATATATTTAGCTAAGATTAATTTTGAGCCACTTATCAATCATACATACTTTATGTATGAAGGTGCTGATGGTAAAGATATATTATCTTTAGTTGCACCAGGGGAATGGGGTAGAAGTCAGAAGAATATGAGATATTTAGCTACTGTAAAATTATTGGCAGATCATACTTGGGAAATAATTGAAAAGGCAGAAGATTAG